In Triticum aestivum cultivar Chinese Spring chromosome 5B, IWGSC CS RefSeq v2.1, whole genome shotgun sequence, the following proteins share a genomic window:
- the LOC123113469 gene encoding uncharacterized protein — translation MSAPTPAIHSLSAPPRPQAPATPPLQRATSATSTLRESPQPPLAPLSISSRRAALLALVLSASPARPAAAAFSFSFPGPKELLREQKRKSARFLLAPIAASRETLVKAQDLLASENASAADAEEVRGRLSAAGRDCVPRERNSVVAFQSRTGVEVCTFSLILKNAASLLDDKDPLKVEADTSLAELIQSFSDLGTVVENSNFELSDDRKKMKDDLLSTISALDKYEQGVKDCLGV, via the exons ATGAGCGCCCCGACTCCCGCCATCCACTCGCTCAgcgcgccgccgcggccgcagGCGCCGGCAACGCCTCCTCTCCAGCGCGCTACCTCCGCGACGTCCACCCTCCGGGAGTCCCCACAGCCGCCTCTAGCGCCCCTGAGCATCTCCTCTCGCCGCGCCGCCCTCCTCGCCCTCGTCCTGTCCGCCTCGCCGGcaaggcccgccgccgccgccttctccttcAGCTTCC CTGGCCCGAAGGAGTTGCTGCGGGAGCAGAAGAGGAAGTCGGCGCGCTTCCTCCTCGCGCCCATCGCCGCCTCCCGCGAGACCCTCGTCAAGGCCCAGGACCTTCTCG CTTCGGAGAATGCGTCTGCGGCGGACGCGGAGGAGGTGAGGGGGCGGCTGAGCGCGGCGGGGAGGGACTGCGTGCCGCGGGAGAGGAACTCGGTAGTCGCCTTTCAGTCACGAACCGGCGTCGAG GTCTGCACATTCAGCTTGATTCTGAAGAATGCCGCATCGCTGCTCGACGATAAGGATCCTCTCAAGGTTGAAGCTGATACCAGCCTTGCAGAGCTAATACA ATCATTCTCTGACCTGGGAACTGTGGTGGAGAACAGTAACTTTGAGCTCAGTGATGATAG AAAGAAGATGAAGGATGACCTGCTGAGCACTATCTCCGCCCTTGATAAATACGAACAGGGTGTTAAGGATTGTTTAGGTGTATAG
- the LOC123113468 gene encoding putative S-adenosyl-L-methionine-dependent methyltransferase Mvan_1344, translating to MTLCGRLAAARYPLIPSPRRASGRVRPPRREPRRPGGSWSIMSSNEGEGEGKAGVNGEHRLEEGEGEGVLAAVMEQLAAEGVRALHARVEAEWDPVLQSACQTAAVRALWASAVRDPAAGVLAGERHLRGLHERMRRDERTGAREVHGVMIAVRTLWFDARIEAAVAGLGGAAQVVLLGAGMDARAYRLGCLKECAVFELDFADLLDMKSDILHEAMSSGNHQKLTMMARSLTRVPADIRDVDWMTKLQSCGYVPERNTVWVLEGILYYLHHVHAMQVLETIAACRTSACTVLLADFMNKNAASLSQTMYHFYHDSPDLLLPSIGFSQAMLSQIGDPQAHFGLLNHPQNLFDKLRRLPRSVEINPEDGTPCRRLYLVEASASPDDHSTL from the exons ATGACGCTGTGTGGCCGGCTGGCCGCTGCGCGCTACCCCTTAATCCCGTCCCCCCGGAGAGCCAGCGGCAGAGTCCGGCCGCCGCGCCGAGAGCCACGACGCCCGGGCGGCAGCTGGTCGATCATGTCGTCCAACGAGGGTGAGGGTGAGGGGAAGGCGGGCGTCAATGGCGAGCACCGGCTGgaggagggcgagggcgagggcgtgcTGGCGGCGGTGATGGAGCAGCTGGCGGCGGAGGGGGTGCGGGCGCTGCACGCGCGGGTCGAGGCGGAGTGGGACCCCGTGCTGCAGAGCGCGTGCCAGACGGCGGCCGTGCGGGCGCTGTGGGCGAGCGCGGTGCGGGACCCGGCCGCCGGGGTGCTGGCCGGGGAGCGGCACCTCAGGGGCCTCCACGAGAGGATGCGCCGCGACGAGCGCACCGGCGCGCGCGAGGTGCACGGGGTCATGATCGCCGTGCGCACGCTCTGGTTCGACGCCCGCATCGAGGCCGCCGTCGCCGGCCTCGGCGGCGCCGCGCAGGTCGTCCTCCTCGGCGCAG GGATGGACGCAAGAGCCTATCGACTGGGCTGCCTAAAGGAATGCGCCGTATTTGAACTCGACTTTGCAGATCTCCTAGATATGAAATCAGATATTCTGCATGAAGCAATGAGTTCTGGAAATCATCAAAAACTCACCATGATGGCAAGATCATTGACTAGGGTTCCTGCAGACATACGAGATGTTGACTGGATGACCAAGCTACAAAGTTGTGGGTATGTTCCTGAAAGAAATACCGTATGGGTTCTTGAAGGAATCCTCTATTACCTTCATCATGTGCATGCGATGCAAGTCCTTGAAACCATTGCGGCATGCCGCACCTCAGCCTGCACGGTCCTCCTTGCTGACTTTATGAACAAGAATGCGGCGTCACTGTCGCAGACGATGTACCATTTCTACCACGACAGCCCTGATCTCCTACTGCCTTCTATCGGGTTCTCTCAGGCAATGTTGTCACAAATTGGAGACCCCCAAGCACATTTTGGTCTCCTAAATCATCCACAAAATCTGTTTGATAAGCTGAGGAGATTGCCAAGATCAGTGGAGATTAATCCAGAGGATGGCACACCATGCCGCAGGTTGTATTTAGTGGAAGCCTCTGCTTCTCCAGATGATCATTCCACTTTATAA